The window TTAGAACTTTTCTAATAATCAAATATCTTACATTACTTTTAATGATCTAGAAATTTTTCAATCTCTCGAAGAAGCTAGATAATTTTGCAATATAATCGCACAAATTAATATATCTTATTTTATTGAATTTAACTTCTGAAAATAGTTTGACCGTCTCTAAAGTATTGGCTAATATTGTCCGAAAAACAGAAAATATAAACTAATAAATTATATGCAGCTCATTTTTTTTAAAAATGAACAATGCCATTTTGACATCTTTAAAAAAGTGGTATATTGATTGTAAAATATTTAAAATCAATTTAAAACAAAATATTATGCCATTATTGACAACAACAACTTTAGCAGTTTTATATCCTTTTTTAATAGAATTAGCTAAAAAGGGTGCGGATAAAATAGTAGAAACGAGTAGTGAAAAATTTACATCAGGAAGTATTAGTTGGTTAAAATCTTTATTCTTTAAAGATGAGGAACCCAAAAAAGCATTGAAAGAATTAATTAATGAACCTGAAAATGTGGAAAAACAAACTGCCATTAAGACATTGGTTGAAAATTCTATTGAGGATAACCCTGAATATGAAAACTATTTGAATGAACTTTTAGATAAACTTCCAAAAATTGAAAATAATATAAGTAACAGCAAGAATGTGATTACCGGAAATGTAAATACTGGGGGTGGAAATTTTATTAATGGAGATGGTAATCAAATGTCATAGTTAATGGAGTCAAGCAAAAATATTATTAATAATTCAATCATCAACACGGAGGGGGGAGATTTGATTAATGGGGATAATAATTTCATACAAAAAATAATTTTTAATCTTGCTTATAATAAAGCAGGATTAAAAAGTATTGTAAAACAAACAAAAAATGTTTTAAACAAAATTCAATCAGATATTTCAGGGCATATTTTAAAAAGAAACTTAACTGATTTACCTATTGAAGAAATTATAACAAATAACCAATTTCTTTTTATTGACGGAGAAGCAGGTTCAGGTAAATCTGCCTATGCAAAACAGATTTTAGAAACTCTTGATGATACTTGTATTATTTCTTTTGCAGCTGACCAATTTTTAAAAAGTTCACTTATCAACACTCTCCATGAAATTAATGTCGATTTAAGTATCGAGGAAATTTTTAATGAGTTTGAGGAGTTTTCAAATAAGCTGATATACATTGATAGTTTTGAAAAATTATTAGAGGGAGATGCAGAATCATTCCGAGAATTAGTTGCCGTTTTAAAGGAAAACAAGGACATCAAACTGATTGTTTCATGTAGAAGTTATGCTTTAGAAACATTGAAATTCAACTATTTTGATAAACAATTATTACAAAATAGTTCGGCTATTATAAATGTTCCTCAACTTAATGATGAAGAATTACAGTATTTTGTTGAAAAAATTCCTGCTCTTGATAGCATGGTTCAAAATATGAATCTTGCTGAAATCATTAGAACCCCCAAATATTTGTCATTGGCAGAAAAACTAATCACTGCTTCAGATGAAGATTTATCTATAATTGATGTTGTGGAATTTAAAAAGCAACTTTGGAAAAATATTGTTGGTGGTAGTAATGCACCATTTGAAGAGCAAAGGCAAAATACCTTTGTAAGTATTGCTGTAAAAAGGGCAAAAAATTTGACATTACTGACAACTGCAAACGAATTTGATTCAGAAACTGTATATCGACTTAAGTCAGATGGCGTTTTGTTTGAAGAAAATAATTTATATGCTCCATCACATGATATTTTTGAAGATTGGGGACTGATTAAATATATAAACTGTTTAAAAATTGAAAATCCCAAAATAGATGTATTTTATAGCTTGTTGACTAATGAGCCTGCTATAAGAAGAGGTTTTAGATTATGGGTTGAATCAAAGATTGAAGAATCTGAAAGTTGGATTTATAACTTTGTGATTGATACAATTAACAATGCATCAATCGAAAACCATTGGAAAGATGAGGTTTTAATTTCAATTATTAAATCAGATTTATGCGATAAATTCTTCAAAGAATATAAGGATGAATTGTTAGAAGATGATTTAAAATTACTTAAAAGAGTCATTCACTTGCTTAAAATTAGTGGTAAAGATTTTAAGCAATCTCCAAACAATAAAGGTTGGGATGTCGTTATAAAATTTTTAATTGAAAATTTAAATGAATTAACAGAAATACACACTCAAATATTAAGGCTTTTATATGATTGGGAAAACATTTTGTATGTTGGAAAAATAACGAATAAAGAAACTCCGAAATATGTTGGGAAACTTGTAAATACAATCTTAAATAATTTTGACGAAGGAACTGATTGGATGAACGCCGGAGAAAGCGATTCTTTAACAGAGAAAGGAATAAAATTACTTTATAAATTATCCGAATATATTCCAGAGGAAATCAAGAGCTTACTTGATAGTCTTTTTGTTGAAACTGAAAATGAGCATTACAAAATAAGAAATAGAAAGGATAAGCAGATTGAATATGCTTTATCGCATTTTCATTCAGGTACATTGCCAAAATTCTGTGCTGATGAACTTATTGCATTGGCAAATCTTAAATGGAAATACAAAAAAATAAAGTCTGAAAGTGAGTACGGTTTTGTATATGATGATTCGGAAATTGAGCATCATTTTGGACTAACACACGAATATCATTTTAATTATTTTCCCGAAAGCGCCTATCAAACATTTGTATATAAATTACTAAAATCTCATCCTTGGAAAGCTTTAAATTTTATAATTGAAATTACAAATTACTGTGTTGAATGTTATATGAAATCCAATTTTTTAAAAGATGATGGTTTCGCAAGAAATGCAGATGATATAGGAACTATTGATATTTTATATAACGGCAAAAAGTATACTATTCATGGTTCTTCATATTTATGGTCAATAAATAGAGGTGGGCAAATAACAGTTCCAGATCTCTTACAATCTATTGTAATTGCTTTAGAAAGATATTTATATGAACTAGGTAAAATTGACTCTCATGATGTAAATGATATCATCCAATCTTTTTTTGATGAAATATTCACAAAAAGTAATTCTGTAATCCTCTTATCTGTTGTTGCGAGTATTACAATGGCATTCCCAATTAAAGTAGGAGATAAATTTTTACCTCTCTTGTCGGATAAATATATTTTTGATTGGGATAGAAACAGATGGTCAGCAGGAATATTTGGAAATACATTGCTTGACCTACCTCAAGGTACGTGGGAAAAAGAGCTTTGTAATGATGAAAGAAAAGAAGCATTTAAATGGGAGCATAGACAGAAATATCATAAAGGCTTAACTGGTTTTTTACTTCAATATCAGCTGTTTCATGGTAATTTAGAAGGTAGAATTTTTGAAATGATTGATGAGTTAGAAAAGAAACACAATAAAGAAGATGTTTATTTTTTAAAACTATTATCTGAAATTGATAGTAGAAAGCAGAATATAGAGGAAGTAGAATATGAAGGTAAAAAAGTGATTCAGATTTCTCCAAATTATTCGGTTGATTTAACTTTAGAAAAAGAAATGCAAAGAAATGAGGAGCAGAGCAATTTTCAAAATGAATTTTCAAAGTATAGCTTATGGGTGTCTCAAACCTTTCTAAAAAAATCAGAAGAAAATATAACTTATGAATATTGGAAAGAATGCTTTGAATATTATCAAAATTATGATAAATCAAAAATTGATTTTTTTAATACTTTCCCCGTAGGTACTTTAGCTACATTGGGATTAGATTTATTTAGTGAAAAATTAGATGACAAAGAATTTGAACTTTGCTATTCAATTATTTTGGAGATTTCAAACAAGATTTTAGCAGAAAAACAAAAGGAATTTGATATTGAAAATTTTGATCGTTCGATAAGCCTGTATGACAAGCAAGCTATTTATAGCTATTTACCGAACTTGTTATTACACCGTGAAAAATTAACTGATTCACAGATAAGCGATGTAAAAAGATTTATATTTCTATTTATAAGAGATTCAAAAAATGATAGAGATATTAACTTAAGCCATTTATACTATTCATTTAGAAAAACAGTTTGGATCGAAGATTATCAATTCGCTTATAATTGCTTTTTTGGATTGGTTCTTTATTCTGAATTTAACAGAAAATATCCAAGAAATAAAAGATATTCAGATGAACAGATTACTAATATTCAGCAGGAAGAAAACGAAATTTTAAATTTCATAGAGAATAATGAAAGTGATTATGAATTAATAAATCTATCATTTTCAAAATTCTCCCATTGGGATTTAGATAAGGCATTACACATTTTTCCCATTTATAAAGAGTTTGATTTTTCTTATACTTTTTTAAGATTAATTTTTAATGCCCAAATAGACTCTTATTTATCTGGGAATAAAAGACATGATTATTATAAAATAGGAATAACGATTAGAGAGACCATAATTAATTTCTTATTTGAAATTCCATTTAATGCTAATAATCAATCTTTTTTTGAAAATATTTTAGATATTGGTGCTAATTTTAAAAATGAGGATTTCCGACTCAAATATGATGTAAACAAATATGTGAGAGAAATCGTTGAATGGTTCTATTATAAAGTGGATAGTAACAATGGTGATGATAAAATGCTTAATAATTTATGGGATTATTGGGATGTACTCTACTTAAAAATTAAAAATGAAACAAACTTGTTTAACCAAGAATATTTGTTTTTTGGAAAATGGAAATCTGAAGCTGATGATTGGTTTGTACTAAAAAAAGAAAATATACCGAGCGTATATTTAAAAAAAATTGAAAATTTAAGTTATCTTAATATTGAAGCATTAATGCAACTTTTGTCTGGAATAGGTTTTCAAAGTTTAATGCCAGAAGGAATAAAAATTTTAACTAAATATTTAAAATCGGATGTAAAACAATTACTTAATATTAACTACTATTATGGAGAAAAGTTAATGATGAGATGTTTCAAAGATAAAATCAAGCAAATAAAAGAAGATGAATCATTGTTAAATGAATTTTTATGGTTTTTAAACGTAATGGTTGATTTAGGTTCTTCTAAAGCATATTACATTAGAGAAAACCTAATTCTTTACAAGAAAAAATAAACTATTCAATCAAGCGTTGAAATTATTTGTAGGACATCAAAATAGATGATAAAAAATCATTATTGAACAAAAGATTTTTTCTACGACATTAATATAACCCTTTTTGACCAAGAACAAGACAAAATCATTAATTCTATTATATTTTAAATAGTATATCACAAATTTTATTATTGTTTGATGGAACATAATTTACATAAATCATCAATAAGATGATTCGAAATTTGTTCATTATTGACTACTTTGATAGGAGAAATGATATTCATTTCTCCTGTTTTTTTGCTCAATATTTAATTTGAAAATATAGCTAAATTTTAAAATTTAGGTATTATTTTTAAAGTATTTAATATCTGAAATTCAAATAAAAAATCCCAAAATATTCAAAGATATTTTGGGATTTTTAATAAAAAGGTTCGGGGAAATATTTAATTACTAGGCTTCCAGAAACTCCACATTTTACCATTGAACACAGCAAGCTGATTGGCTGTGGTATCATAAACCATCATGCCTGGTGCTGGGTTGATAATGTTGAGATGAGGACTGGCTACACTAGGTAAAATCATAGCTTTATCGGTGTCTTCTAGCATTAATATCGCAGGAAGATCTGAAGGTGTTCCTATAGATACTTTGGCAGATGTTTTTTCTACAGCAGCATCCTGTATTAAAACTCCATCTATATTGGTTACAGGGTCAAGAGTAGTTCCCGTGAGATCCACCGAAAGGTCTTTCCATGCCAATCTGTATTTTACTTTCACTTTGTGATCAGAAAGATCATAGATGATACTTCCGTCTTCTACACCGCTTATAGCACCTGTACTCGTTACCCAAGGTAACACCATGCCTCTGTTTTCATTTCCGAATTCTAAAGAAACAGAAGTATTAGAAACAGAGCTTTTACCGATGGCGACTTGTGCTGAGGCTGTGCTGCCTGTTATTAATAGGATTATATATATATAATTTTTCATGAGTTGAATTTTAAAAATTTAATAAGATCAATCAGATTAGTTTGTCGGACAGGTTTGTTTATCAAAGCATTTCCAGCCTACAGGTGTTCCATTGATGTTAATCTGAAGACAGTCTAAATCAATATTAAATACCATCATTCCTTTAACAAGATTGGCAGACGGAATGGCTGCAACTTGTGCATTGGTCAATCGGTTTGGTACAAAAGGTTTTGTTTTTGATTCCAAAGCTGTCCAAGCTCCTTTTCTTACCATTGGCCAGTTACCATTGTCTGTACCCGCTCTTTGTAAGGATGTGATACCATGATTAGTATCTAAAACAGTCCCAGTGGTAATAGCCGGTTTGTAACAGAAACATGCAGATATTGCAGCATTAATGGCATTAGCATAGGTGTAAGTACCTGTATAAGTAGCGCCTAAAGTATCGTTTGATTCTATTCCATTATAAAATCCGTTAATACCGTACGAGCCTGCAGCACCTACAACCGCATTTTCTACAACCGAAGATCCACTTACATTGACGATAGTTCCTGAGTAAGCATTTCCGGCACCTACCTGTGTTGCTGTTCCTGCTTCTGCGGCATCTGGGCATGTGTCGCCATCGCTATCGAGATCTTGATGATTAGAAATTCCATCACCATCTGTGTCATTTACACAACCATGTTTGGTATGAGCTGACGGCGCATAGGTTGTCGTCTTAAGAGTTCCGGTTACTTCATAATTGGTAAATGTAAGCTGAGTGCTGCCCACAGTAGATACTCTGATTCTGTAGTACTTGTAAAGATTAGCAGCCGTAGGAAGTGAGTTGTTCACCAACCATGTTTTGGTTGCTGAGGTAGAGTTGGTTGCTAAAGGGTCTGATACTGCCTCATAAGTAATATCAGTATTTGAGGCTTCCAATATGGCAAAAGAACCGGCTCCCCAACTTACAGCATTTCCTGTTACTACCATTTGGGTTAAACCTAATCTTGTAGGATATTCAATTTTATAAATTACAACAGATGTTGTCCCAAGCTGATTAGCTGGTACTACATGGTTAGACGCTGTTACAGAGCCTGTTGTTGTGTCATGCATCGTTGGGATATCATTACCTGGTGTTACAGCTACTGAATTAACTGTAGAAGTGGTAATTCCTGTTGATATTTTAACTGGGATGATAGCTTCTGCTGCAGTATAGAAACAATTTGGGCTCTCTACAGCATCTAATATTCCATCATTGTCATCATCTAAATCTAAAACATCAGGAACACCGTCGTTATCTGTATCTGTACATAAATTAATATCCTTATCGGTTGCATATAGATTATATGTTGAGGCGTAATTAAGAATGCCGCTATCTGCAGGGGTTTCTACATCGTTAGACAGCCCGTTGTCTCCATAAGTACCACCAACAATTACATGGGTACCCGATACTTGTCCTCCTACATTGAAGAAATTGGCAGGAACTAACAATGATTTACTAATACCAGCCTCTATAGCATCCGGACATCCGTCTCCATCACTGTCTCTGTCTAAATAATTAGGTACACCATCATTATCCAAATCGGAGTTACATCCTGTTTTGGTGCGGTGTAAAGAAGGATTATAGTTTTTATAAACAATACTGAACTCTTTCAACTGTGCATTATTTGCGATGCTAACATTATCAATACCGATAATTCTGTATTTATGGTATTTTATAGTAGGTTGCAAAGTGTTAGTAAAAGTATAAATTGTATTAGCGGTATTCATTGGTAGACCTGCTGCGTTTGAAAGATCTGTCCACAAAGCGGTATTCATATCTAATCCCTGTAGCTTCCATTTACCTGTAGTTGCACTACCACCAAAAGCAACGCTTCCTACATTCAATTTAACATTGTCTATCAAGGCGGCATCTATTACTGGCAAATCAAACGTCACCAAGACTTTGTTCTGAATACTCACTGCCGTAGCGGCAGATATTGCTCCTGCTGTTGTGGTATTGTCATCATAAGTATTAGAAAGGGGATTGGTAGCAACCCATGTAAAATCGCTGGTAACTCCTTCGGTAATATCCATCGCTTGTGCTTCAGTATAGAAACAAGAAGGTGATTCTACCGCATCAGGTATACCATCATCATCACTATCAATATCTGATAAAAATTTATTATCACAAGTATTGACATCTGCATCTGTAGCAACGAATTGATAACTATAGACATATTTATAGGCATCTGGATCAGAAGTAGATTGTAAAGCAATTGCAAAACCGTTGCTGCCATATGGCCCAGGAACCATTGCATTAGGTGTTGATACGGTAGAAGTTACTGCACCTCCATTTCCATTCTGTACATTTCCAGATGTAGAAGCCTCGGTAGAATGATTGTAAAGAATTGCTTCTTTGGTATCCGGGCAACCATCCCCATCGCTATCAAGATCTAATTGGTTAGGAATGCCGTCATTATCTAGGTCTAGACCATTGATACAATCCTGAGGATTTGAAATTTCATCAAATGATAAACCTACAGCATCTATTGCTGACTGAGTAGTTCCTGTTAAACCATAATATACAAATCTTACATAATATTTTGTATTGATATTTAATGAATAATTATCATAAGTTGTTAGATCATTATTCAAAACAGGGGTAATATCTGTAAATGGAACCTCACCTCTGTCTAAAACAGTGTAAGTTGCAAAAGTAGGATCTGTAGATATGATAACTCCTTGTTTTAGGTTTGCCGGAGCAAAACTGCCATTTACAACTTTATCAATAGACAAGTATTTTGTACTGGTTGTAAAATAGTATTGCATGTAATCTCCATTCGTTACCGCATCATCAAAATTGGTTTCTGTAGCACCAGTAAAACGTAAAACATTGGCACCAGATACATCTACCACACCAGGACCAAAAGTACGTGAAGTGTAGGGTTGTGTCTGAGCTACATTGTAATCTGTAGTTGGAAGTGTATGAAGATTACCTTCAAAATCCCATACCAATCTGTTGGCATTATCATCTCTTAGAGTCATGGCGCATGCAGGAGATTCTATAATATCCAGGACTCCGTCATTATCATCATCAATATCTATTACATCAATTACCCCATCGCCATCAGTATCTGTACAGGCATTTATTGTTGAAACAATTGCATATTGGTTATAAATATAAGTGCCGGTGTAAGTTGCTGCAAAAGTATCGTTAGATTCAATTCCTGTATAAAAACCGTTGTTTCCATAACTTGCAGGTAGACCATTTCCTACTATTGCTTGTGATACATTGTTTTGAGTGCCTCCGTTGGCTGGCGTATTGACAACCGTTCCTGTTGAAGTATTAGCTACACCTACTTTATTAACAACTCCAGCTTCTACCGCGTCTGGGCAACCATCACCATCACTGTCGAGATCTAAATGATTTAGTACATTGTCTCCATCAGAATCATTACTGCAAGTAGGTTTAGGATGAGAAGATGGGTTATATTGATAAGCGGTAAGAGTGATCTCTTTAATTCCTCCATATTGAGAAGTGCCTGCTACACCAACAACTCTGTATTTGGAATATATCTTATCTAGTTGAAGGGTGTTATTAAGGCTGAAATCAGCAGTGGTTGTGCTCGCCATAGCACTTGAAAGATTAGTCCACGTAATGCCATTCCATCCCTGTAGTTTAAAAGTAGAAGACGTATTGGAGGATAGACTGTTTACTCCCATTAAGAAATTGACAGATGATATAGCTAGAGGGGTTTTAGGTGTTATTTCTACTATCGATTTACCAACCCAGTTTTGTGCATTTGCAAACTGAGAGTAGGTTGTTGTGTTATTATCAAAAGAATTTCCTATACCATTTGAAGTTGTAGAATATGGGCTTAGTTCTGTTGTAACTGAGACTACTTTTCCGCCTTCTGATTCTTTATAAAAACAATTAGGACTTTCTACCGCATCCAATACCCCGTCATTATCATCGTCTATATCGTATAGGTCTAAAATACCATCATTGTCGGTGTCGGCACAAGTATTTAAGTTATTTGCTAGTGCATAGAGGTTATATGTTGATGAATAATTAGGGCTGCCGTTAGTATCTGGATCTACAGAGTCGTTCAATCCGTCATTATTAACATCAGTGGCGGTTGGGTTAAGCTGGCTTCCGGTAAGTTTATTAGGTGCAATCCCGTAGTTTCCTCCGGCATTATTAGTCGTAGAAGAAGGTGTAGATATATCTGTAGAAGGACTCACTCCTGATTCTGCCAAATCTGAGCAGCCATCTCCGTCACTGTCAAGATCTAATCTATTCGGAATACCGTCCTTATCTGTATCTATATCCTTATAAATAAATGGAGAACCTGTCGTAATAAGAGAGGGCGCTGTATCTGTAGTTTCAGAGTCGGCAATATATAACATTACAGCTCCCTGGTTTTCATTGGTAGGAACGGTAAAGCTTATTGAATTATAAACTCCATTATAAATCACAGCAACTTTATTTTCTGTTGCAGGAATACTCGTAATATAGCTCCCTATATTTACTCCGGAAAGTGTACCTTGTAAACCGCTTACATATACGGGTTGAGGAAAATTAACGGGTGAACCATTAAAAGAAGAAAAGGTTAAGCTTGGATTTCTTACAGGTTTGCTAAACGTATAGGTTACGGTATAGTTGCCTGTGTAAATATTAATTGCAGAATTGGTAGCTGATGACTCCATATCTGGGCAGCCTACTACAGATCCTGATCCATATCCCCAATGTGAATCTTGAAGATTTTGGAACGTTTTGGTAGTTGTGGCAGTGATTGAAATATTTTCTCCATTTACTATAAGAGAACCTGCCATAGTACTGCTGTTAACAGACTGCCAAGTTACTACACGATGAGATATATTGTATGCATTTTCGCAATCCAGTAGGCGTTGTTCTGTGGTGTCTAATATTCCATCATTATCATCATCTACGTCATAAATATCAAGTATTCCGTCTCCATCAGAATCTATACACGCTTTAATTGATGAAGATATAGCATACTCAATATAAGTAGAAGTATAATTAATATTTCCGCTATCAGAATTTTCTAAGGTATTGTCTAATCCGTTGGTGCCCACAGCTCCTGTGAATTTATAATTAGTAGATAAATTACTCGTTGCTCCTCCTTCAAATGCATCACTACAACCATCGCCATCGCTATCAAGATCAAAATGTGGTAAGATACCATCACTATCTATATTTGCATCAGTACAGCTAGTTTTAGGGTGAGCAGACGGAATATAATTATTAGGTACTAAACGAATTTCAGTAACTCCGCCATAATATGAAGTTCCTGCAACACCTACTAATCGGTAATATCCGTATATATTATTAGGTAAAGTATTAGTTACCGTAAAAGTACCGGTTGTTGCTGTAGAAGAAACAGCTCCCGACAGTCCTGTCCAACTAATTCCGTCAACCGAACCTTCTAGTCTAAATGTCATTGCCATTGTAGAAGACAATGCCCACGTAGATAAGTTAAGTTCTAATGAGGTGATTGCAATAGGAGTTGTAGGGGTTATTCTATATAATTCTTTACCCACCTCAGTTAATAACACCGTTAAATGCATTGAGGGTAGAAGTGTTGCTGTCAATGGTATTAGCAGCAACATAGGTAGAATAAGAGGCTAATTGTGAGCTAACAGAGCTTATCTTTGTTGCTTCTGCAGAAGTATAAAAACAGTTTGGGCTTTCTGTGGCATCCAATATCCCATCATTATCATCATCTATATCTATAGAATTGATAATGCCGTCTCCATCAAAATCGTCATTAGATCCCATATTCTGAGCCGAAAGATAATTGAAGGAAACAAATAATAATAAGAAGAACTTATTAAAAATGAATTTGTAATATTTTTCCATTTTTCTTGTGTTTACGTTTTTAAATAGGAAGAATAACTAATCAACAATTCAATTACAGAAATACTTATTTCTTTAATTGCGATAGTTATTTAGTTTTACGGTTTTGGTCGTCAACGAAGCTGTTTTAGATTATTTATATGAACATAAATAATAAAATAAGCGCATTGTATCTCTTCTGGAAAATAGCTAGAACCTAGGATGGTTCTACATTGGGTAGGGTAATTCGTATTTTCATCTTTGTGTGTTTATAATTATGGTAAATGTAGTAATTTTTTCAATATATCATAATAAATTTAGCTTTTTATTGGTTTAATATTAAAACATAACTGTTTTATTCATGTTTTGATGAATAATTCATCAATGATAATAGGTCTTAAATAAAAGGAAATATTGAAAGAAACTGCTTTGGGATACGATAAATTGCATAGTGATTTGTAATTGTTTTTTTGTAGAGTTTTTCTTTTTTTTAAAAGACAAAATAAAAAAATAAGATTTTAATGATAAGTATTATTGAAAACGCTATTTTTAAAAATTAAAAAAAACTAAAATGATGAATAACTTTTTTAACTTTATTAATCTTCACAATGGGGAAGAAAAAAAAGAAAAGGTTCTAGAAAATGTAATTTCCAATATTTCATTTAGAGGTTCCAACCTTTGGATTCTTGCTTGTGCTATTATTATAGCATCAGTAGGGCTAAATGTAAATTCTACTGCGGTGATTATCGGTGCGATGCTTATTTCACCATTAATGGGGCCTATTGTAGGAGCCGGGTTTGCTTTAGGTACTTACAACTTTCCTTTGTTGAAAAAATCAATCAAAAACCTTTTGATTGCTACCATAGTAAGTCTTACGGTGTCTTCAATTTATTTTTACATCAGTCCGTTCAAGGATGTGCAGTCAGAATTATTGGCGAGAACTGCTCCGAATATTTATGATGTTCTGATCGCTTTTTTTGGAGGTCTGGTAGGGATTATTGCAATCACAAGAGTTGAAAAAGGAAATCCTATTCCGGGAGTAGCAATTGCTACAGCGTTGATGCCACCATTGTGTACGGCTGGCTTTGGATTGGCGACCTCTAATTTTTCTTATTTTTTTGGAGCTTTCTATCTTTATATTATTAATTGTTTCTTTATTTGTATCGCTACTTTTTTTGTTGTAAAATATCTTAAATACCCTTCTGTTATTATAGATAGTAAATATGAAAAAAGAATCCGTTACGGAATTACTGCACTAATTGTAGTGATGATTGTTCCAAGTTTTTACCTTGCATATAATTTGTTTAACGAAAAGCAATTCATAAGAACAGCAGAGCAGTTTATTCAGAAAGAATTTGATAATAAAGGATATACCATTATTTATAAAAAAATTAAT is drawn from Chryseobacterium muglaense and contains these coding sequences:
- a CDS encoding nSTAND3 domain-containing NTPase, translated to MESSKNIINNSIINTEGGDLINGDNNFIQKIIFNLAYNKAGLKSIVKQTKNVLNKIQSDISGHILKRNLTDLPIEEIITNNQFLFIDGEAGSGKSAYAKQILETLDDTCIISFAADQFLKSSLINTLHEINVDLSIEEIFNEFEEFSNKLIYIDSFEKLLEGDAESFRELVAVLKENKDIKLIVSCRSYALETLKFNYFDKQLLQNSSAIINVPQLNDEELQYFVEKIPALDSMVQNMNLAEIIRTPKYLSLAEKLITASDEDLSIIDVVEFKKQLWKNIVGGSNAPFEEQRQNTFVSIAVKRAKNLTLLTTANEFDSETVYRLKSDGVLFEENNLYAPSHDIFEDWGLIKYINCLKIENPKIDVFYSLLTNEPAIRRGFRLWVESKIEESESWIYNFVIDTINNASIENHWKDEVLISIIKSDLCDKFFKEYKDELLEDDLKLLKRVIHLLKISGKDFKQSPNNKGWDVVIKFLIENLNELTEIHTQILRLLYDWENILYVGKITNKETPKYVGKLVNTILNNFDEGTDWMNAGESDSLTEKGIKLLYKLSEYIPEEIKSLLDSLFVETENEHYKIRNRKDKQIEYALSHFHSGTLPKFCADELIALANLKWKYKKIKSESEYGFVYDDSEIEHHFGLTHEYHFNYFPESAYQTFVYKLLKSHPWKALNFIIEITNYCVECYMKSNFLKDDGFARNADDIGTIDILYNGKKYTIHGSSYLWSINRGGQITVPDLLQSIVIALERYLYELGKIDSHDVNDIIQSFFDEIFTKSNSVILLSVVASITMAFPIKVGDKFLPLLSDKYIFDWDRNRWSAGIFGNTLLDLPQGTWEKELCNDERKEAFKWEHRQKYHKGLTGFLLQYQLFHGNLEGRIFEMIDELEKKHNKEDVYFLKLLSEIDSRKQNIEEVEYEGKKVIQISPNYSVDLTLEKEMQRNEEQSNFQNEFSKYSLWVSQTFLKKSEENITYEYWKECFEYYQNYDKSKIDFFNTFPVGTLATLGLDLFSEKLDDKEFELCYSIILEISNKILAEKQKEFDIENFDRSISLYDKQAIYSYLPNLLLHREKLTDSQISDVKRFIFLFIRDSKNDRDINLSHLYYSFRKTVWIEDYQFAYNCFFGLVLYSEFNRKYPRNKRYSDEQITNIQQEENEILNFIENNESDYELINLSFSKFSHWDLDKALHIFPIYKEFDFSYTFLRLIFNAQIDSYLSGNKRHDYYKIGITIRETIINFLFEIPFNANNQSFFENILDIGANFKNEDFRLKYDVNKYVREIVEWFYYKVDSNNGDDKMLNNLWDYWDVLYLKIKNETNLFNQEYLFFGKWKSEADDWFVLKKENIPSVYLKKIENLSYLNIEALMQLLSGIGFQSLMPEGIKILTKYLKSDVKQLLNINYYYGEKLMMRCFKDKIKQIKEDESLLNEFLWFLNVMVDLGSSKAYYIRENLILYKKK
- a CDS encoding DUF389 domain-containing protein, with amino-acid sequence MMNNFFNFINLHNGEEKKEKVLENVISNISFRGSNLWILACAIIIASVGLNVNSTAVIIGAMLISPLMGPIVGAGFALGTYNFPLLKKSIKNLLIATIVSLTVSSIYFYISPFKDVQSELLARTAPNIYDVLIAFFGGLVGIIAITRVEKGNPIPGVAIATALMPPLCTAGFGLATSNFSYFFGAFYLYIINCFFICIATFFVVKYLKYPSVIIDSKYEKRIRYGITALIVVMIVPSFYLAYNLFNEKQFIRTAEQFIQKEFDNKGYTIIYKKINYNTSPKSIDVAFLEKKFNPEEIASYNKMLISNGLSGTKFNVRQSTSDVKSEILNEINKNNINLSEKDIAVSKLRQELDEYKISDSTLVQEIKAIYPSVDNISYGKIEEYPKTDSAKLRFVLIYSGKTKDKAQFKNWLEIRLHEKDVKLIETPKE